One genomic segment of Lampris incognitus isolate fLamInc1 chromosome 2, fLamInc1.hap2, whole genome shotgun sequence includes these proteins:
- the aurka gene encoding aurora kinase A isoform X1, producing MDVARAKLTREIKPQRPEVKSINGPQRIPLSNGKIAQRPVVTPIQPQRILAVSNGPQRVPRPMSQQKPVSDVSSNIKTKHTATDQNVNPVAQNVNHMAQPKPIAQQSQVKTTVLKGSAEPVKTVTETSKQEKPQSKSATKKECTNAASSKKKWSLENFDIGRPLGKGKFGNVYLARERQTMFILALKVLFKKQLEKAGVEHQLRREVEIQSHLRHPNILRLYGYFHDSSRVYLILEFAPKGELYSELKRCGSFNEERSATYIMELADALNYCHSKKVIHRDIKPENLLLGANGELKIADFGWSVHTPSSRRSTLCGTLDYLPPEMIEGKTHDEKVDLWSLGVLCYEFLVGSPPFETNSHEETYRKISRVEFSYPAKVSVSSGARDLIGRLLKHNPMLRLPIQGVLCHPWVVEKSTKKPTNLSASTEPSE from the exons ATGGATGTCGCCAGAGCTAAACTGACCAGAGAAATAAAACCACAAAGACCCGAAGTGAAG TCAATTAATGGACCGCAGCGGATTCCCTTGTCAAATGGAAAGATTGCTCAGAGGCCTGTTGTGACTCCAATCCAGCCACAGCGGATCCTGGCCGTATCAAATGGGCCTCAGCGTGTGCCACGACCAATGAGCCAACAGAAACCAGTTTCAGATGTCTCTAGTAATATCAAGACCAAGCACACAGCCACTGATCAGAACGTAAACCCTGTTGCTCAGAATGTAAACCATATGGCACAACCCAAGCCCATTGCCCAACAAAGCCAGGTGAAGACAACGGTGCTCAAGGGCAGTGCTGAGCCTGTCAAAACAGTGACAGAAACGTCAAAGCAAGAAAAACCACAAAGTAAGA GTGCTACCAAGAAAGAATGTACCAATGCTGCCTCATCAAA GAAAAAATGGAGCCTGGAGAACTTTGACATTGGCAGACCTTTAGGAAAGGGAAAATTTGGCAACGTCTATCTGGCCAGAGAGCGTCAGACCATGTTTATCCTCGCCCTGAAAGTCCTTTTTAAGAAGCAGTTGGAGAAGGCTGGGGTTGAGCACCAGTTGAGGAGAGAAGTGGAGATCCAGTCTCACCTCAG GCATCCTAACATCCTACGTCTCTATGGCTACTTCCACGACTCATCTCGTGTATACCTCATCCTGGAGTTTGCACCCAAAGGAGAACTCTATAGTGAGCTAAAGCGCTGCGGCAGTTTTAATGAGGAAAGGAGTGCCACG TACATCATGGAGCTGGCAGATGCTTTGAACTACTGTCACTCCAAGAAGGTGATCCACAGGGACATCAAACCAGAGAATTTGTTATTGGGGGCCAATGGGGAGCTGAAGATTGCAGATTTTGGCTGGTCTGTCCACACACCATCCTCCAG GAGGTCTACCCTGTGTGGAACTCTGGACTACCTTCCTCCGGAGATGATTGAGGGTAAGACACATGATGAGAAGGTGGACCTGTGGAGCCTAGGTGTCCTTTGCTATGAATTCTTGGTGGGCAGCCCCCCATTTGAGACAAATAGTCATGAGGAAACATACCGCAAGATATCACGG GTGGAGTTTTCTTACCCTGCTAAGGTCAGTGTCAGCTCTGGTGCCAGAGACTTGATTGGCCGACTTCTGAAGCACAACCCCATGCTCAGGCTGCCCATTCAAGGTGTCTTGTGTCACCCTTGGGTGGTCGAGAAATCGACCAAGAAGCCCACCAATTTATCGGCCAGCACAGAGCCCAGTGAATGA
- the aurka gene encoding aurora kinase A isoform X2: MDVARAKLTREIKPQRPEVKSINGPQRIPLSNGKIAQRPVVTPIQPQRILAVSNGPQRVPRPMSQQKPVSDVSSNIKTKHTATDQNVNPVAQNVNHMAQPKPIAQQSQVKTTVLKGSAEPVKTVTETSKQEKPQSKKCTNAASSKKKWSLENFDIGRPLGKGKFGNVYLARERQTMFILALKVLFKKQLEKAGVEHQLRREVEIQSHLRHPNILRLYGYFHDSSRVYLILEFAPKGELYSELKRCGSFNEERSATYIMELADALNYCHSKKVIHRDIKPENLLLGANGELKIADFGWSVHTPSSRRSTLCGTLDYLPPEMIEGKTHDEKVDLWSLGVLCYEFLVGSPPFETNSHEETYRKISRVEFSYPAKVSVSSGARDLIGRLLKHNPMLRLPIQGVLCHPWVVEKSTKKPTNLSASTEPSE; the protein is encoded by the exons ATGGATGTCGCCAGAGCTAAACTGACCAGAGAAATAAAACCACAAAGACCCGAAGTGAAG TCAATTAATGGACCGCAGCGGATTCCCTTGTCAAATGGAAAGATTGCTCAGAGGCCTGTTGTGACTCCAATCCAGCCACAGCGGATCCTGGCCGTATCAAATGGGCCTCAGCGTGTGCCACGACCAATGAGCCAACAGAAACCAGTTTCAGATGTCTCTAGTAATATCAAGACCAAGCACACAGCCACTGATCAGAACGTAAACCCTGTTGCTCAGAATGTAAACCATATGGCACAACCCAAGCCCATTGCCCAACAAAGCCAGGTGAAGACAACGGTGCTCAAGGGCAGTGCTGAGCCTGTCAAAACAGTGACAGAAACGTCAAAGCAAGAAAAACCACAAAGTAAGA AATGTACCAATGCTGCCTCATCAAA GAAAAAATGGAGCCTGGAGAACTTTGACATTGGCAGACCTTTAGGAAAGGGAAAATTTGGCAACGTCTATCTGGCCAGAGAGCGTCAGACCATGTTTATCCTCGCCCTGAAAGTCCTTTTTAAGAAGCAGTTGGAGAAGGCTGGGGTTGAGCACCAGTTGAGGAGAGAAGTGGAGATCCAGTCTCACCTCAG GCATCCTAACATCCTACGTCTCTATGGCTACTTCCACGACTCATCTCGTGTATACCTCATCCTGGAGTTTGCACCCAAAGGAGAACTCTATAGTGAGCTAAAGCGCTGCGGCAGTTTTAATGAGGAAAGGAGTGCCACG TACATCATGGAGCTGGCAGATGCTTTGAACTACTGTCACTCCAAGAAGGTGATCCACAGGGACATCAAACCAGAGAATTTGTTATTGGGGGCCAATGGGGAGCTGAAGATTGCAGATTTTGGCTGGTCTGTCCACACACCATCCTCCAG GAGGTCTACCCTGTGTGGAACTCTGGACTACCTTCCTCCGGAGATGATTGAGGGTAAGACACATGATGAGAAGGTGGACCTGTGGAGCCTAGGTGTCCTTTGCTATGAATTCTTGGTGGGCAGCCCCCCATTTGAGACAAATAGTCATGAGGAAACATACCGCAAGATATCACGG GTGGAGTTTTCTTACCCTGCTAAGGTCAGTGTCAGCTCTGGTGCCAGAGACTTGATTGGCCGACTTCTGAAGCACAACCCCATGCTCAGGCTGCCCATTCAAGGTGTCTTGTGTCACCCTTGGGTGGTCGAGAAATCGACCAAGAAGCCCACCAATTTATCGGCCAGCACAGAGCCCAGTGAATGA